The following nucleotide sequence is from Pseudomonadota bacterium.
CGAGATGGACGAAGCCTATAGGGAGCGTGAGACCAACCGATGAAACGCTTGCTGGTGGGTGCGCGTGCGGTCACGGAAGCCTTGCGCACGCAGCCGGATAGAATCAGCGTCGTGTACGCCGCAGAGCATGCGAGCGGCAGAGCACGGGCTCTGTGCTCGCAAGCGCAGAGGCAGGGAGTCCGAGTCCAGAGCGTCCCGAGACTACGACTCGACACGCTAGCCCGCGGGCTGAACCACCAGGGCCTGATCGCACTCGGCGGCGACTACCCCTACCGCAACCTCTCAGAACTGCTGTCGGAGCTTCCTGCAAGACCCCTATTGGTCGCTTTGGATCAGGTTAGCGATCCGCACAACTTCGGGGCGATCGTGCGCAGTGCAGTGGCGTTCGGAGCCGACGGCCTGATCACGTTGCGCGACCGATCCTCCCCCGTGACACCGGTCGTCGTGCGCAGCTCAGCGGGCGCAACAGAGCACGCCAAGATCGCACGTGTAACCAACCTGGCGCGTACCCTGACCGAGCTGCGCGAACGCGGCATGCAGGTCTTGGGCCTCGACCCTGATGCGACGCAGGACCTCGAGTCTGCCGAATATCCGCTGGAAGGTCGGGTCTTGGTCGTGGGAGCGGAAGGCCACGGCATGCGGCGCTTGGTGCGACAACGCTGCGACCTGCTCTGTCGGATCGAGCTCTCGGGCCCCCTCGGGGCACTGAATGCAGCCGTTGCCGCAGCCGTCGCGCTCTATATAAGCCAGCGGGAGCGCCGGTGACTAAGCCGGGCCAAGAGCGTATGATCCCGCCCCATGGCGCCCACGGCTGCAGCCCTGATCGTCGGCGATGAAATCCTCAGCGGCAAGGTCCGAGAGCGCAATTTGAGTCGTCTCGCTGGCGAGTTGTTCGCCCTCGGAATACGTTTGAGACGAGCGGTGGTAAGCCCTGACGTGCAGGAAGAGATCGCCGCCGACATCTGCGCGCTCTGCGGGCGCTACGACTACGTCTTTACGAGTGGTGGAGTGGGTCCGACGCACGATGACCTTACGCTGCCGGCTGTGGCGCAGGCTTTGAACCGCCCCCTGATCTTGCACGAGGAACTCGCCCAGCACGTACGCACGATCTACGGCGCGCGCTGCAACCCCAACCACATGCGCATGGCACACGTTCCCCAAGGAACGACGTTGGTGTTTGGCCCGAAGCTGCGCTGGCCGGTGATCGCCCTGGGCAGTCTGTTCGTCCTTCCGGGAGTGCCGGAGATCTTCAGCATGAAGCTCGACGCCTTGAAGATCCACCTGCGCCAGCCCCATGGATTCATAACCCGCGCTGTGTATGCGCTATGCGATGAAGGCGAGGTCGCCGACTGCATGCAGCAACTCGCGCAGAGCCACCCGGACGTGGCCATTGGAAGCTACGTGAAGTGGCAGGCCAAGGACTACAACCTCAAAGTGACGTTCGACGGAACCGACCCAATCGCTGTCTCGCGTGTGCTCGCTCGGTTTGTGAAGAACCTACCCGCGGGCAGCCTGGTTCGGGTCGAGGACTAGATGACGTCGACTAGCTGGAGACAACGGATATGGGCAATATGGGCAATATGGGCAAGCGGATAGTTGCGGCCTGGGCGCTGGCTTTGTTGCTGATCCCTGGTTGCGGAGGCTCGAACGCGGACGACTTCGTGGGAACCTACGACGTCAACGTGGCCCTAACCGTCACGCTGCTGGGCGTTTCCATGCCCCAGCAAACGATGGAAACGCTCACGATCAACGAGGGCACCACAACCGACCTGGTGATCATGCGCGAGACCTGCCCGTTGGGTGCCAACATCACCGACGGCAGCCGCTTCGAGATCCCAAGCTTCAGTTGCGACATCACGGTGAGCAGCGCCAGCGCCACCGCCAGCGGGATGGGAACGGGATCCGTAAACAACGGTCAGTTGACCCTCACCCTCGATGGCATGGTAACCGTGGCGGTGCTTGGCACCATTCCTTTCACCCTCACGGCCACCGGCCCCAGGCGCTAGCCTAGTTCCTAGTAGGCTCTGGCCCAGACCACGCGTTGCTTGCTCGGCTTGCCACTGAAAGGACAGCGCCCCGGACCGTCAGCCTGTGCCAGTTGTCCCGGCAAGGGGATGCAACGCAGGCTCACCGAAAGTTCCCGGTTCAGTTCTTCCTCTACCACACGGTCACCGGACCAGTGGGTGAGCGCAAAGCCGCCGTGGGGTGACGAGGGCGCGTTCTGCTCGCCGCCTTGGGTGCAGTAGAAGTCGGCGAAGTCCTGCCTCTTGTCGATTACGCACGTATGCTGCTGCCTAAAACGCTTGGCACGCTCGAGCATGCCGTCTTGGACCTGCTGCAGCAGCGACGGCAGCGTCGCCGCTAGCTCGCTGCGCGATACTAGCCGGCGCTCTTTGGGGGATCGATCGCGACGGCTCAGGGATGCAGCGTCCTGGGAAGCCTCTCGCGGGCCGACCTCCAGACGGATGGGGATCCCCTTCTTGATCCAAGACCAGACCTTGTCGCCGCCACGCAGGTCCCGATCGTCGAGATCCACCTCGATGTGGCGGTCGCCGTACGTGAGCGATCGCAGTTGATCCCTGAGCGACCAACAGTGATTCATGACGGCTTGAGGGTCGTCCGCCCTGATCGTGATCGGCAGGATTACCACGTGGGAAGGAGCGAGTCGCGGTGGCAGCACGAGCCCATCGTCGTCCGCGTGGGTCATCACCAGCCCGCCGACCAGGCGCGTGGTCGCGCCCCATGAGGTCGTCCAGGCATGGTGTAAGGCGCCTTCACGATCGAGGAACTTGATGTCGGAAGCTCTCGCGAAGTTCTGCCCGAGAAAGTGTGAAGTCCCTGCTTGCAACGCCTTGCGGTCCTGCATCATCGCTTCGATCGCGTACGTTTGCACGGCGCCCGGAAACCGCTCACGCTCGGATTTGGCACCCTTTACGACAGGCATCGCCATGTCACGCTCGGCGAACTCAGCGTACACGTGGAGCATGCGTTGCGTTTCCTCGCACGCCTCCTCACGGGTTGCGTGAGCGGTGTGTCCCTCCTGCCAGAGAAACTCGGTGGTGCGCAGGAACATGCGGGTGCGCATCTCCCAGCGCACCACGTTGGCCCACTGGTTGATGAGCAACGGAAGATCCCGATAGGACTCTACCCATTTGGCGAACGCCGCTCCGATGATCGTCTCGCTCGTGGGCCGAACCACCAGAGGTTCCTGCAGCCGCGCGCTGGGTGACGGAATCAACGTGCCATCGGGACCCGCTTCGAGCCGATGATGGGTCACGACAGCGCATTCCTTGGCGAAGCCCTGTACGTGCTGTGCTTCCTTTTCGAGGAACGACAGCGGGATGAAGAGCGGAAAATAGGCGTTCTTGTGACCCGTCTCCTTGAACATGGCGTCGAGGCGACGCTGCATGTTCTCCCACAGTGCGTAACCCCAGGGCTTGATCACCATGCAGCCACGTACGGGGCTGGTTTCCGCGAGATCAGCCGCGCGCACGACCTGCTGGTACCATTCCGGGTAGTTCTCTGTACGGGTGGGTGTGATCGCTGTCTTCGCTCTGCCCATGTTGGGCGCCAGTATGGGGGCGGCAGGCGCAAACGCAAGGTCAACGAGCCGCGGCAGTGGTATGCTTGACGCGTGATCGAGGGAGCTACCATGCTGATTACGGGTGGCGCGGGCTTCATAGGCACGGCCCTTTGTCGCGAGCTCGTCGAAAGCAACCACGTGCGGGTCTTCGACAACCTGCGGCGCAACGCACTGAGCGAAAGCGGTCTCGAAAACCACCCCAATGTGCAGCTCGTCGTGGCGGACGTGCGCGACAGTGCCGCGTTGGAGCAGGCGATGCGCGGCGTCGACTACGTGATTCACATGGCGTCGATCGCGGGCGTAGACACCGTGCTGCGCGAACCCGTGGTGACGATGGAGGTTTCCTTGGAGGGCACGCTCAATGCGCTGCGCGCTGCACACAAGGCCGGGCGGGTAAAGCGCTTCGTCGATTTTTCTACGAGTGAGGTGTTTGGATCGTACGCGTTCCGGGTGCGTGAAGCCGATGTAACGAGTCTGGGTGCGGTTGGGCAGGCGCGCTGGACCTATGCGGTATCCAAATTGGCGACCGAACACCTCGCCCACAACTATTGGAAGCGCCACGGGCTGCCAACCTGCTCCATCCGGCCGTTCAACATCTACGGTCCTGGCCAGGTGGGCGAGGGAGCGGTGCATGCCTTTGTCACGTGCGCGCTGCGCAACGCGCCTCTCAGCATTCACAACGAGGGCGACCAGATTCGTTCGTGGTGCTACATCGACGACATCGTGCACGGCATCGTTCTGGCGCTGGAGCGACAGGAGGCGATCGGCGAAGCCTTCAATATGGGCAACCCCAGGAGCACGGTGACGATCTACCAGCTCGCACGACTCATAGCCCAGCTTGCGGAGAGCAGCTCCACGATCCAGTTCGTCCGTTGGGATCACCCGGACGTGGAGTTACGCATCCCGGACGTGCGCAAGGCCGAGAGCCTGCTCGGATTCCGGGCCAAGACCGACCTGGAAGAGGGCCTCAAGCGAACCATCGAGTGGTACCGGGCCAGGCTTGCTGGACCGACGGAGCACCGGCAGCAA
It contains:
- the rlmB gene encoding 23S rRNA (guanosine(2251)-2'-O)-methyltransferase RlmB, producing the protein MKRLLVGARAVTEALRTQPDRISVVYAAEHASGRARALCSQAQRQGVRVQSVPRLRLDTLARGLNHQGLIALGGDYPYRNLSELLSELPARPLLVALDQVSDPHNFGAIVRSAVAFGADGLITLRDRSSPVTPVVVRSSAGATEHAKIARVTNLARTLTELRERGMQVLGLDPDATQDLESAEYPLEGRVLVVGAEGHGMRRLVRQRCDLLCRIELSGPLGALNAAVAAAVALYISQRERR
- a CDS encoding competence/damage-inducible protein A; amino-acid sequence: MAPTAAALIVGDEILSGKVRERNLSRLAGELFALGIRLRRAVVSPDVQEEIAADICALCGRYDYVFTSGGVGPTHDDLTLPAVAQALNRPLILHEELAQHVRTIYGARCNPNHMRMAHVPQGTTLVFGPKLRWPVIALGSLFVLPGVPEIFSMKLDALKIHLRQPHGFITRAVYALCDEGEVADCMQQLAQSHPDVAIGSYVKWQAKDYNLKVTFDGTDPIAVSRVLARFVKNLPAGSLVRVED
- the proS gene encoding proline--tRNA ligase, with the protein product MGRAKTAITPTRTENYPEWYQQVVRAADLAETSPVRGCMVIKPWGYALWENMQRRLDAMFKETGHKNAYFPLFIPLSFLEKEAQHVQGFAKECAVVTHHRLEAGPDGTLIPSPSARLQEPLVVRPTSETIIGAAFAKWVESYRDLPLLINQWANVVRWEMRTRMFLRTTEFLWQEGHTAHATREEACEETQRMLHVYAEFAERDMAMPVVKGAKSERERFPGAVQTYAIEAMMQDRKALQAGTSHFLGQNFARASDIKFLDREGALHHAWTTSWGATTRLVGGLVMTHADDDGLVLPPRLAPSHVVILPITIRADDPQAVMNHCWSLRDQLRSLTYGDRHIEVDLDDRDLRGGDKVWSWIKKGIPIRLEVGPREASQDAASLSRRDRSPKERRLVSRSELAATLPSLLQQVQDGMLERAKRFRQQHTCVIDKRQDFADFYCTQGGEQNAPSSPHGGFALTHWSGDRVVEEELNRELSVSLRCIPLPGQLAQADGPGRCPFSGKPSKQRVVWARAY
- a CDS encoding NAD-dependent epimerase/dehydratase family protein: MIEGATMLITGGAGFIGTALCRELVESNHVRVFDNLRRNALSESGLENHPNVQLVVADVRDSAALEQAMRGVDYVIHMASIAGVDTVLREPVVTMEVSLEGTLNALRAAHKAGRVKRFVDFSTSEVFGSYAFRVREADVTSLGAVGQARWTYAVSKLATEHLAHNYWKRHGLPTCSIRPFNIYGPGQVGEGAVHAFVTCALRNAPLSIHNEGDQIRSWCYIDDIVHGIVLALERQEAIGEAFNMGNPRSTVTIYQLARLIAQLAESSSTIQFVRWDHPDVELRIPDVRKAESLLGFRAKTDLEEGLKRTIEWYRARLAGPTEHRQQPDS